A DNA window from Natronolimnobius baerhuensis contains the following coding sequences:
- a CDS encoding nucleotidyltransferase family protein: MSQEDRSEALIEVLEELEQSDIGFVLVGGYAISRFETRFSTDLDLVIAPDDYDEVVAFLEARSFERQADLEVPPEETIYNREIELFERTEGLPHPVGVDILVNGLGCRQTEAEWLFDYLRKHSSPTTISGGTQSTTARAADGEVLVAAKLHSGRKTDLADVLSAIPSIDLDLVETHLYRGDVDALRDQLSNAQTFIEDGGLDHRFKSMFGQSSANAEDIETLLEFLSQQQK, from the coding sequence ATGAGTCAAGAAGACCGCAGTGAAGCACTCATCGAAGTGCTCGAAGAACTGGAGCAGTCTGATATCGGGTTCGTCCTCGTTGGTGGCTACGCGATCAGTCGGTTCGAAACGCGATTTTCGACCGATCTCGACCTCGTCATCGCCCCAGACGACTACGACGAAGTCGTTGCCTTTCTCGAAGCGCGCAGTTTCGAACGACAGGCCGATCTCGAAGTCCCACCGGAAGAAACCATCTATAATCGTGAAATTGAACTCTTCGAGCGCACCGAGGGATTGCCTCACCCGGTCGGCGTAGACATCCTTGTGAACGGCCTCGGCTGCCGACAGACCGAAGCAGAGTGGTTGTTCGACTATCTGCGCAAGCACAGTTCCCCGACAACGATTTCAGGCGGAACTCAGTCGACGACGGCACGAGCTGCTGACGGAGAAGTGCTTGTTGCCGCCAAGCTCCATAGTGGCCGGAAAACGGATCTCGCTGATGTCCTTTCCGCAATTCCCTCAATCGACTTAGATCTAGTCGAGACGCATCTGTATCGCGGAGATGTTGATGCCCTTCGTGACCAGCTCAGCAACGCACAAACGTTCATCGAAGACGGTGGGTTAGATCACCGTTTCAAGAGTATGTTCGGTCAATCCTCGGCCAACGCTGAGGATATCGAGACGCTCCTCGAGTTCCTCAGCCAGCAACAGAAGTAA
- a CDS encoding helix-turn-helix domain-containing protein encodes MYEICGEKELKVILALDPDDSISGVARKIDENRETIRRVVNRLEEAGYVAYDDGLQLVDQTIRDIGLEFLTASADISPPSISEGYVLPQFAGMEYAFTTIDAVYVWTRGGYQVARDPEDYPLFIAVQESELDDWTEFFDRFGIQTTEERQPAEDLDGTIQVVLEPRSQIEAEMVDGRPVIPLQETVAFANEYYATFESALDMLGRMYDDVDTDAAYRMEPA; translated from the coding sequence ATGTACGAAATATGCGGTGAGAAGGAACTCAAGGTTATCCTCGCGCTCGACCCGGACGATTCCATCTCGGGCGTCGCGCGGAAGATCGACGAGAACCGGGAGACGATTCGGCGCGTCGTGAACCGTCTCGAGGAGGCAGGATATGTCGCGTACGATGATGGCCTCCAGCTCGTCGATCAGACGATTCGAGACATCGGTCTCGAGTTCCTAACGGCGTCAGCAGACATCTCGCCACCGTCAATTTCAGAAGGGTATGTCCTTCCGCAGTTCGCGGGGATGGAGTATGCATTCACCACTATCGATGCGGTCTACGTCTGGACCCGCGGTGGTTACCAGGTCGCTCGCGACCCAGAAGACTATCCGCTGTTCATCGCCGTTCAGGAGTCCGAACTTGACGACTGGACGGAGTTCTTTGATCGGTTTGGAATCCAGACTACGGAGGAGCGACAGCCCGCTGAAGACCTCGATGGCACTATCCAAGTCGTTCTGGAGCCGCGGTCACAGATCGAGGCCGAGATGGTCGACGGACGGCCCGTAATCCCGCTTCAGGAAACCGTGGCGTTCGCAAACGAGTACTACGCGACCTTCGAGTCGGCACTCGACATGCTCGGTCGGATGTACGACGACGTCGACACTGACGCCGCCTACCGGATGGAGCCAGCCTGA
- a CDS encoding DUF6166 domain-containing protein — translation MNENAPTTSTESVPVASPAEAHRKSAEYVGFRVDGSPVILNLTEHQRLSPEQSLDLVNHSPSGFEWGYNGSGPAQLACGLLLDYYDDKQFAREHYITFRNQVVSQLECNGPADCWHLTGAEIDATLETITDDVVAVADGGQPAPSLPANWRTITRPNRRIFQRTDVDHYIVFGVGDDEWLVVLCSQGDRAYPAPLASHTVPVDGDVEQAFRDLVAESNDLIEPPEETH, via the coding sequence ATGAACGAGAACGCACCAACAACCAGTACAGAATCAGTTCCAGTAGCATCGCCCGCTGAAGCGCACCGAAAATCGGCCGAATACGTCGGCTTCCGTGTGGACGGAAGTCCCGTTATTCTGAATCTCACCGAACACCAGCGACTCTCCCCTGAGCAGAGTCTCGATCTCGTCAATCACAGCCCCAGCGGATTCGAGTGGGGTTACAACGGAAGCGGGCCCGCACAGCTCGCCTGTGGACTCCTCCTCGACTACTACGACGACAAGCAGTTCGCTCGAGAGCACTATATCACCTTCCGGAATCAGGTGGTCAGTCAGTTGGAGTGCAACGGACCAGCAGACTGTTGGCACCTCACCGGCGCGGAAATCGATGCCACACTCGAGACCATAACCGACGATGTCGTCGCCGTTGCTGACGGGGGGCAACCGGCGCCGTCATTGCCCGCGAACTGGCGGACAATCACACGACCGAACCGGCGTATTTTCCAGCGGACTGATGTCGACCATTACATTGTATTCGGAGTCGGCGACGACGAGTGGCTCGTCGTCCTGTGCAGTCAGGGAGATCGAGCCTATCCCGCGCCGCTAGCGAGTCACACAGTTCCCGTCGACGGCGACGTCGAGCAGGCTTTTCGCGACCTCGTCGCAGAGAGCAACGACCTCATCGAGCCGCCGGAGGAAACTCACTGA
- a CDS encoding PadR family transcriptional regulator encodes MYDLTGFQRDLLYTVAGQDNPHGLAIKDELEDYYEKEIHHGRLYPNLDTIVDKGLVEKGQEDRRTNFYTLTKRGQREIEARREWEDQYVDELLESE; translated from the coding sequence ATGTACGACCTCACAGGCTTCCAGCGCGACCTCTTGTACACTGTTGCCGGCCAGGACAACCCGCACGGGCTCGCGATCAAAGACGAACTTGAGGACTACTATGAAAAGGAGATTCACCACGGACGGTTGTACCCGAACCTCGATACAATCGTCGACAAAGGCCTCGTCGAGAAGGGACAGGAAGACCGTCGGACGAACTTCTACACGCTGACTAAGCGTGGGCAGCGCGAGATCGAAGCCCGCCGTGAGTGGGAAGACCAATACGTCGACGAACTCCTCGAGAGCGAATAA
- a CDS encoding transcription initiation factor IIB, giving the protein MATNKTSSSRIARETTQESQPELSCPECRGQLVTADRETRCRTCGLIVDEDKLDRGPEWFASDANSSRRRTGAALTERRHDRGLSTEIGWNRDGYGNEISGEKRRQLARMRREHRRSQWRSKRERNLATGLGEVRRIIGALGLADTLREQACALFRQAQNRDLCHGRSLEGIAAASVYAVCRCNGFGRTLEEISHVAACSQSRLECAYTAMNTELELPTVVPQPRAVLPRLASELGVPNDVQHRALELAALGTEARITTGRHPQGFAAACLYRAGQERGWLVTQQELAAVSSTSPKTIRAHRDALLEILER; this is encoded by the coding sequence ATGGCTACAAACAAGACATCCAGCAGTCGCATCGCCCGAGAGACAACGCAAGAGTCGCAACCAGAATTGTCATGTCCAGAGTGTCGTGGACAACTTGTCACAGCGGATCGCGAAACGCGCTGTCGAACATGTGGCTTGATCGTCGACGAAGACAAACTTGACCGTGGTCCGGAGTGGTTCGCCTCAGATGCGAACTCGAGTCGGCGCCGAACTGGTGCTGCGCTTACAGAGCGGAGACACGACCGAGGGCTATCAACCGAGATTGGCTGGAACAGGGATGGATACGGGAACGAGATTTCGGGCGAGAAACGACGCCAACTCGCCCGCATGCGGCGGGAACACCGGCGGAGTCAGTGGCGCTCGAAACGCGAGCGGAATCTTGCAACTGGGCTTGGAGAAGTTCGTCGCATCATCGGTGCGCTCGGGTTAGCAGACACTCTTCGTGAGCAGGCGTGTGCACTTTTTCGACAAGCCCAGAACCGAGACCTCTGTCATGGACGATCACTCGAGGGTATCGCAGCAGCAAGCGTCTACGCAGTCTGTCGGTGTAACGGATTCGGACGAACCCTCGAGGAGATCAGTCACGTGGCGGCGTGTTCACAGTCTCGCCTCGAGTGTGCGTATACGGCGATGAACACCGAATTGGAACTGCCGACTGTCGTTCCCCAACCTCGGGCTGTTCTCCCACGACTCGCAAGCGAACTGGGCGTTCCAAACGACGTCCAGCATCGAGCACTCGAGTTGGCGGCACTTGGAACGGAGGCCCGAATCACGACTGGCCGTCACCCACAGGGATTCGCTGCGGCCTGTCTGTACAGAGCGGGCCAAGAACGTGGCTGGCTGGTCACACAACAGGAACTCGCCGCAGTCTCGAGCACGTCTCCGAAAACGATCCGAGCGCACAGAGATGCGCTTCTTGAGATCCTCGAGAGATAG
- a CDS encoding polyamine aminopropyltransferase — protein sequence MSVDITTYDRNTEKYVIGDALEYLQKSGEKADLIYLDDAWARPQRAGQFGVEYPTHGFDESGRERAPDDSLTTSELLKACKEALTAGGWLIADADDWLLPKLIQELQEEWGNVAKTYSGGGYRRIGGVTYIQKSAFKVDRSSAGKYLSNGGYPVVFAHKGETERESTASARQLAHKPTKNFGWGSVKPIEPYKRWIDALLENGDKILVPCAGTAPAAIAVEQLEDKQIDYTCIDIDPRAREAFEQRRETVQNDGDPDQRKLPSEY from the coding sequence ATGAGTGTGGATATCACTACCTACGATAGAAATACGGAAAAATATGTGATTGGAGATGCACTTGAATATCTTCAAAAGAGTGGTGAAAAGGCGGATCTTATCTATCTTGATGATGCTTGGGCACGACCGCAGAGAGCAGGACAGTTTGGTGTTGAATACCCTACACACGGATTTGATGAGAGCGGTCGTGAACGAGCACCGGACGACTCGTTGACAACGAGTGAATTACTTAAAGCCTGTAAAGAGGCCTTGACTGCCGGTGGTTGGTTGATTGCTGACGCAGATGATTGGCTTCTTCCAAAACTCATTCAAGAATTACAAGAAGAATGGGGGAATGTTGCTAAGACATATTCTGGTGGAGGATACCGAAGAATTGGCGGGGTGACATATATTCAAAAATCTGCATTTAAAGTAGATCGTAGTAGTGCAGGTAAGTATCTTAGTAACGGTGGCTACCCGGTTGTGTTCGCACATAAGGGGGAAACAGAACGAGAATCAACTGCTTCTGCTCGACAGCTTGCGCACAAACCAACCAAAAACTTTGGTTGGGGGAGTGTCAAACCTATCGAACCGTATAAACGATGGATTGATGCACTGTTAGAAAATGGTGATAAAATATTGGTCCCTTGTGCTGGCACTGCTCCTGCAGCAATTGCTGTTGAACAATTGGAAGACAAGCAGATTGACTACACGTGTATTGACATTGATCCGCGGGCTCGCGAAGCGTTTGAACAACGACGAGAAACGGTACAGAACGATGGCGATCCTGACCAGCGAAAACTCCCATCTGAATATTGA
- a CDS encoding DUF262 domain-containing protein, which yields MSMNIDATESTVQGVFADKSTYSVPDYQRPYSWENDQWADFWTDLNTIQNDTHFLGSIVLIKHDGGFNQLAELEVVDGQQRLTTISLLFCAMQSQYEELGDPDGISELINDEYLHERDDSNTKQPKLSLSRYDGDDYEHILEGRENAVDDGSRLLRALRYFEEKLSNHTADELDELRAHLTKQMTIVVVECDTPGSAFRLFETLNNRGMELSSIDLMKNSLLQTATYKYGSDSEEYEHVRNQWEFLLQNVVHQIDHPNRFFRHFIMSREEPDYEGNVSPRKLYDIFNEIIDVDLSDVGISIDEYVDEMVDISDTYMGIIDASIDTYGGKQSKKVNSRLRNLNDIGASHSRTLILRSIEEFDESTKTIEVLRLLESFMTRWRVADLTTGASLDRIFSELCSNAFKKSDPISAIRQRLKEEAPGDDEFKAKFASSEFKQNSMTRYVLDTLEREYYSTGGGKTYDRASVDIEHIAPQAAMSADKYSSWKELLDIGEAEYKNQYRNRIGNLTLLEESLNEEASANPFQQKKDQYRLSDFQMTEYVRSNYSDWNTDTIERRSKELGETAVDIWNFELMD from the coding sequence ATGAGTATGAATATTGACGCCACTGAAAGTACTGTTCAAGGCGTCTTTGCCGACAAAAGTACATACAGTGTTCCAGACTATCAGCGGCCATATTCGTGGGAAAATGATCAATGGGCCGATTTTTGGACCGATCTCAATACTATTCAGAACGATACACATTTCCTTGGATCTATAGTTTTGATTAAGCATGATGGTGGGTTCAATCAACTTGCAGAGTTGGAGGTTGTAGATGGCCAGCAACGACTCACCACAATCTCACTATTATTCTGTGCAATGCAGTCTCAATACGAAGAGTTGGGCGACCCTGACGGCATTTCGGAATTGATCAATGACGAATATCTTCACGAACGGGACGACAGCAATACTAAACAGCCAAAACTCTCCCTGAGCCGATACGATGGCGACGACTATGAACATATTCTTGAAGGGCGTGAAAACGCAGTTGATGATGGTTCAAGACTGTTAAGAGCATTAAGGTACTTCGAAGAAAAACTCTCAAATCATACGGCGGATGAACTAGATGAACTACGGGCACACCTCACAAAACAAATGACGATAGTCGTCGTGGAATGTGATACTCCAGGTTCTGCTTTCCGGTTGTTTGAGACGTTGAACAACCGAGGGATGGAGTTATCCTCAATTGATTTGATGAAAAATTCTTTGCTGCAGACAGCTACCTATAAATACGGAAGTGATAGTGAGGAATATGAGCATGTCCGAAACCAATGGGAATTCCTTTTACAAAATGTTGTTCATCAAATAGATCACCCAAATAGATTCTTCAGGCATTTCATTATGTCTAGGGAAGAACCGGACTATGAAGGGAATGTTTCTCCAAGGAAGCTTTATGATATATTTAATGAGATCATTGATGTTGATCTGAGTGATGTGGGTATTTCGATAGATGAGTACGTCGATGAGATGGTAGATATTTCCGATACATACATGGGAATAATTGACGCGTCCATCGACACCTATGGTGGAAAGCAATCCAAAAAGGTGAACTCTCGACTCAGGAATTTAAATGATATTGGCGCCTCCCATTCCAGGACGTTGATTCTTCGCTCCATTGAAGAGTTCGATGAATCGACGAAAACAATCGAGGTTCTACGGTTACTAGAATCATTCATGACTCGCTGGAGGGTTGCTGATCTCACAACAGGAGCCTCTCTTGACCGCATCTTTTCTGAACTCTGTTCAAACGCTTTTAAGAAGTCAGATCCGATCAGCGCTATCCGCCAGCGACTCAAAGAAGAGGCCCCTGGTGATGACGAATTTAAGGCGAAATTTGCGAGTTCAGAATTTAAACAGAACTCGATGACTCGATACGTCTTAGATACACTCGAACGCGAATATTATTCTACTGGAGGTGGAAAAACATACGACCGAGCTTCTGTTGATATCGAACACATTGCACCTCAAGCAGCAATGTCTGCCGATAAGTACAGTTCGTGGAAGGAACTGCTCGATATCGGTGAAGCCGAGTACAAGAACCAATACCGAAATCGAATTGGAAACCTTACTCTTCTCGAAGAAAGCCTAAACGAAGAAGCGAGTGCGAACCCATTCCAACAGAAAAAAGATCAATATCGGCTTTCTGACTTTCAAATGACTGAATACGTCCGTTCGAATTATTCTGACTGGAATACGGACACCATCGAACGTCGGTCCAAAGAACTTGGAGAAACTGCTGTCGACATATGGAATTTTGAGCTTATGGATTGA
- a CDS encoding HalOD1 output domain-containing protein — protein sequence MFEILEALAEEGLERDEYQLGEWIDVEALEQLVDSASQDTEIEIRFTVSEFRVLVTGSDLTVS from the coding sequence TTGTTTGAGATTCTCGAAGCGCTTGCGGAAGAGGGCCTCGAGCGTGATGAGTATCAATTAGGGGAATGGATCGATGTTGAGGCACTCGAGCAACTCGTAGATTCAGCGAGTCAAGATACTGAAATCGAAATTCGATTCACTGTTAGTGAGTTCCGTGTACTGGTTACGGGATCGGACTTAACTGTCAGTTAG